Below is a genomic region from Phragmitibacter flavus.
GACAAACTGCGTCACATTCCCCGTTTCCGAGGAAGAGAGAACGTTGGCAAACTGACAATGCTCCTCCGCGATCCTTCGGCTCGCCTCCAAATCCGCCAGCAGTGTCCGCTCCGCCCCCAGTCGGATCAGCCGCAGATGAGGCAGCTTCACGCCCATAGGCACCGCCTGCGCAAAACGCCTGAACGCCGAGGCCGATGAGACAAATGCGGTGATCTTGTGTTTCACCACCCAGTCTGCCAGCGGAGCCGCCCCCCGCTTGCGCAACGCATATGGATACAGGGTCGCCCCATTTAACAACGCGCAAAAAGTGGTCATCATTCCCTGCCCCCCCGAAAGCGATCCCAGCAACACCACCCGGTCTGACTCGCAATAACCCAACCTTCGGCGGTAACCCCTCACCGAATGCAACAGGTTGCGGTGATTCTGGATCACTCCCATGGGCCTTCCCGTCGATCCCGAAGTGAAAATCAGATAAGCAGGCGCTTCGGGCCGAAGCTCCATTCGTGGATTCGCATCCGCGTCTGCACTCAAACCCACGTCCAAATCCCTGTCATCATAACACCAGGTGGCAAAAGCATGCTCCGCCAGCCCCGGTAGCCAGTCTTCATGCTCCTTGTCTACGAACAACCATCGAGGCTTCGTATCCTCGACTACCTGCCCGAGCCTTGCAGGTGGATCCGCCGTGTTTAAAACTAAAACCACCCTGCCCGCCTTCAACACTCCCAGCAGCACCGCAAAAAGAGGCAAATCATGTCGCATCAAAATTGCCACCAGATCTCCCGTCCCGCCGCCATTCGCCAATATAAAATGGGCAACCTGATTGGCCTTCAGGTTCAACTCCGCGAAAGTTGGCTGCCAGCCACCGGCACCAATGGCGCGTTTCGATCCCCAGCTTCGCACCACCCCTTCAAACACCTTCGGAATCGATTGCTCAACACTCTCCCACATGGCCCCCGCACTACCGGCACCCGCGATCCTTGCTGTATGAACGATTTGCTGCAAAGTCTGAACCACTCCCTCTTTTCCATGCGGGTGTCAACCTCAACCAGCCCCCGCAAATTACCGCTGGTCACCCCATCAAATCTGGGCAATCTGAGGTCCATGCCGAACCTCGCCGATGACCTCACGCTTTTGGGCCACTCTGAAAACCAGCTGCCCTCCTCCCCTGATGATGCCAAGCTCGAATCGTTTCCGAATCGCACGCCTGGCCGCAACTACCGCATCACCCTGAACTGCACTGAATTCAGCTCCGTCTGCCCCGTCACCGGCCAGCCGGACTACGCCAGCCTGGAAATCGTTTACGTGCCCAATGAACGGTGCATCGAAACCAAATCCCTCAAATTTTACCTCGCCTCCTTCCGCAATCTGCCCGCTTTCAATGAAGTGATTGTGAATCGGATTCTCGACGATTTCGTGAAAGCCTGCTCACCGAAACAAGTGCATGTGCGTGGCGAATTTGGCGCGCGCGGCGGCATCCAGCTCACCTGCGACGCCCGCTTCCCCGACTGGCATGATCACGAAGATGCCGAATGCGAAGGAGGCGGCGGCGGTGGCTGCTGCCATTAAGGAAAGTAGAAGGTCCGTCTCGGGCCTTTCATCCAACTCCAAAAGGCTCGAGACGAGCCTTCTATTTTTGTGCGTGAATTTTTGAACACATCACAAAAGTATTAGTATCCATGATCCGATGCACAGGTTTGAACGACGCTCATTCGTTCTACCTACATCATGGGAAAAGAATTTTGCATCACACCTGTCGACGTGCCGTTCGTTCTGACGCGTCATCGCTCCATTGTTACGCCACTTCCCCACCCGGACAGCGTGCCTGTTTTGGAAAAACTTCGCGCCTTGGAGCCGGCCTCCATGCGTGGCATGCCGCCGTTGGTGTGGAACTGTGCTGAAGATTTTTCCGTTTACGATGACTACGGTAATCGCTGGATCGACTGGAGCAGCGGCGTGCTCGTCACCAATGCCGGTCATGGCATGCCGGAAATCCGCCAGGCCATCATCGACCAGGTGCGCAACGGTCTCCTTCACAACTACGTTTTCCCCAGCGAACAACGCGCCACTCTGGTGGAACTCCTCGCTTCCGTTGCCCCAGAAGGACTGGATAAAGTCTTTCTCCTGACCACCGGTTCCGAATCCGCCGAGGCAGCCATCAAACTCTCACGCGCCCACGGCATCAAGGTCGGTGGAAGGCGCAAGATTGGCATCATCGGTTTTGACCGAGGGTTCCACGGGCGCACCCTGGGTGCCCAACAAGCCGGCGGCATGGACGAACAAAAGGCATGGATCGTCAACACGGATCCCGCTTTCATCCAGGTGCCCTTCCCCGACGGTTACTGGCAGAAAGAGGTGGGATTTGAAACCTTCCTCGACGCCTTGCAGGAACACGGACTCGAACCTGCCGACATTGCCGGCGTGATGATGGAAAGTTACCAGGGTGTGGGCCCGGACTTCGCCCCGGTGGCCTATGTCCAGGAACTGGCGGCCTGGTGCAAACAACACGACGTCATTCTCGCCATGGACGAAGTGCAGGCGGGGTTCGGTCGCACCGGCAAATTCTGGGCCTTCGAACATTACGGCATCACGCCCGACCTGATCTGCTGCGGCAAAGGCATCAGCTCCTCTCTGCCCATCAGCGCCGTGATTGGTCGCGCCGAGGTGATGGATCAATTTCCGCCTGGAGCGATGACCAGCACACACACCGGCAACCCGGTTTGCTGCGCCGCCGCCACGGCTTCGGTTCGCCGAATCCTCGAGCACCATCTTACCGAAAACGCCGCCTCGCTGGAGCCATTGCTGGTTGCTGCATTGGAAAAACTCCAGGCTGCCCACCCACAGCATATTGGCCGCGCCACGGCCAAAGGTCTGGTCGGCGGATTGCAGATGGTCGACCCTGTCACCGGACAACCGGACCACGACACGGCACACGCCATCATCGAACGCAGCTTCCACAAGGGTGTTCTCCTTTTTGCCCCAGTCGGAGCTTGGGGCCAGACCATTAAAATCGCCCCGCCGTTGAGTATCAGTCGTGCTGCTCTGGTGGAAAGCATCGACGCCTTTAGCGAGGCCGTGCACGAAATTTTGGGCGGTGAGAGCGCCTCTATTTCGAGCGGCATGATGGAAGTGGCTGTCTGAACGCGTTGATAATCCAACGCTTGATCGCATGCAAGGAAGCCCATCACCTGATGGACGCCATTGCATGCGAATCCATTCCCGCCAATTGCCCGCACGATCATCGACATGAATATTCCCGCTTCCTCCCCCTCATCATCCTCCTCCAGACGCGATTTCCTCAA
It encodes:
- the queF gene encoding preQ(1) synthase — encoded protein: MPSSPDDAKLESFPNRTPGRNYRITLNCTEFSSVCPVTGQPDYASLEIVYVPNERCIETKSLKFYLASFRNLPAFNEVIVNRILDDFVKACSPKQVHVRGEFGARGGIQLTCDARFPDWHDHEDAECEGGGGGGCCH
- a CDS encoding aspartate aminotransferase family protein translates to MGKEFCITPVDVPFVLTRHRSIVTPLPHPDSVPVLEKLRALEPASMRGMPPLVWNCAEDFSVYDDYGNRWIDWSSGVLVTNAGHGMPEIRQAIIDQVRNGLLHNYVFPSEQRATLVELLASVAPEGLDKVFLLTTGSESAEAAIKLSRAHGIKVGGRRKIGIIGFDRGFHGRTLGAQQAGGMDEQKAWIVNTDPAFIQVPFPDGYWQKEVGFETFLDALQEHGLEPADIAGVMMESYQGVGPDFAPVAYVQELAAWCKQHDVILAMDEVQAGFGRTGKFWAFEHYGITPDLICCGKGISSSLPISAVIGRAEVMDQFPPGAMTSTHTGNPVCCAAATASVRRILEHHLTENAASLEPLLVAALEKLQAAHPQHIGRATAKGLVGGLQMVDPVTGQPDHDTAHAIIERSFHKGVLLFAPVGAWGQTIKIAPPLSISRAALVESIDAFSEAVHEILGGESASISSGMMEVAV